A genomic region of Anaerolineales bacterium contains the following coding sequences:
- a CDS encoding DUF488 domain-containing protein, translated as MSTFKIKRIYEKAQASDGYRVLVDRLWPRGVKKEVAAVDLWLKDIAPSAELRTWFGHDPEKFPEFSRRYKSELKTNPALKSLRQLAKEHKTITLLYGAKDTQHNQAVVLQAYLGS; from the coding sequence ATGAGCACGTTCAAAATCAAGCGCATCTATGAGAAAGCCCAGGCCAGCGATGGCTATCGCGTCCTGGTGGATCGCCTGTGGCCGCGCGGCGTCAAAAAAGAAGTGGCCGCAGTCGATCTGTGGCTCAAAGACATCGCCCCCTCCGCGGAGCTACGCACCTGGTTCGGCCACGACCCTGAGAAATTTCCCGAATTCAGCCGGCGCTACAAAAGCGAGCTAAAAACCAACCCGGCCCTCAAGAGTTTGCGCCAGCTCGCCAAAGAGCACAAAACGATCACCTTGCTTTACGGCGCTAAAGATACACAGCATAACCAGGCGGTGGTGCTGCAAGCGTATCTAGGCTCATAA
- a CDS encoding YdeI/OmpD-associated family protein, translating into MASDFSRLQRPRVSMPADVQAALRARGLQTAYLQRPAYQQNDYLAWIGRAVRPATRQKRLEQMLDELQRGGVYMKMKWSPR; encoded by the coding sequence ATGGCTAGCGATTTCTCTCGGCTGCAACGCCCACGTGTATCCATGCCCGCCGATGTGCAGGCTGCCTTGCGCGCTCGCGGCCTGCAAACCGCCTACCTCCAGCGCCCCGCCTACCAACAGAATGACTATCTCGCCTGGATCGGACGGGCAGTGCGGCCAGCTACGCGCCAAAAGCGCCTGGAGCAAATGCTGGATGAGTTGCAGCGCGGCGGGGTGTACATGAAAATGAAATGGAGCCCACGCTAG
- a CDS encoding MBL fold metallo-hydrolase, producing the protein MAEWHLIPSGRVWVDPGGPFGLVPRALWGRTQQANEHGLVPMDLTCMLIFSEGKTILVDTGLGDKLDEKGVRQWNLEYPQGRLLENLAAHGVRPQDVDIVLDTHLHGDHCSGNTTLIDGQLAATFPKAEYWVQRLEFADAMHTNERTRATYLPENYVPLWEQGKLRLLHGDTQVTKEVRCVVTPGHTRAMQCILYEGDPRPLLYVADLTSYAVHMERRAWVTAYDVEPLETIRTKGYWQDWALETQATLVFEHDTTMPVGTLTRTSEGKLKVLAAASAPTED; encoded by the coding sequence ATGGCTGAATGGCACCTGATCCCTTCCGGCCGCGTATGGGTAGACCCCGGCGGCCCGTTCGGCCTGGTGCCGCGCGCCCTGTGGGGCCGCACCCAGCAGGCCAACGAGCACGGCCTGGTGCCGATGGACCTCACCTGCATGCTGATCTTCTCAGAGGGCAAGACCATCCTGGTGGATACCGGGTTGGGCGACAAGCTGGACGAGAAGGGCGTGCGCCAGTGGAACCTGGAGTATCCGCAAGGCCGCCTGCTCGAGAACCTGGCCGCCCACGGCGTGCGCCCGCAAGATGTTGACATCGTGCTGGATACCCATTTGCACGGTGATCACTGCAGCGGCAATACCACCCTGATCGACGGCCAGTTGGCCGCCACCTTCCCCAAAGCCGAATACTGGGTGCAGCGCCTCGAATTTGCGGATGCGATGCACACCAACGAGCGCACGCGGGCCACCTACCTACCCGAGAACTATGTGCCACTGTGGGAGCAAGGCAAGCTGCGCCTGCTGCATGGCGATACCCAGGTCACCAAAGAGGTGCGCTGCGTAGTCACCCCTGGGCACACACGTGCCATGCAGTGCATCCTCTACGAAGGCGACCCGCGCCCGCTGCTGTACGTGGCCGACCTGACCAGTTACGCGGTGCACATGGAGCGCCGCGCTTGGGTCACCGCCTACGATGTAGAGCCGCTCGAGACCATTCGCACCAAAGGCTACTGGCAAGACTGGGCGCTGGAAACGCAAGCCACCCTGGTCTTTGAGCACGACACCACCATGCCGGTCGGCACGCTCACTCGCACCAGCGAAGGCAAACTAAAAGTGCTGGCCGCGGCCAGCGCCCCCACGGAGGATTGA